A genomic segment from Luteibacter aegosomatis encodes:
- a CDS encoding hydrolase produces MSTPPLLTPDDCAVVLVDEQAGLAFAAGSQDHQVLRGNAVALARTAVAFGIPVVVSTSASKVYSGPLMPPLRAVLPDVVPIERRNMNLWEDDAARAAVLATGRKTLVVAGLLTEACVSFPVLSALDDGYRVHVVADACGGLTVASHEAALRRLEQAGAVLTSWLQFLLEMQRDWTRHETYEAARGIVVDHGGGYGIGLDYARDTIKPT; encoded by the coding sequence ATGAGCACGCCTCCACTCCTCACTCCCGATGACTGCGCCGTGGTGTTGGTCGATGAACAGGCGGGCCTCGCGTTCGCCGCAGGATCCCAGGACCACCAGGTACTCCGCGGCAATGCCGTGGCGCTCGCGCGCACGGCGGTCGCGTTCGGCATCCCGGTCGTCGTCAGCACGTCGGCATCCAAGGTTTACAGCGGTCCGTTGATGCCGCCGCTCCGCGCGGTGCTCCCGGACGTCGTCCCCATCGAGCGGCGAAACATGAACCTGTGGGAAGACGACGCGGCGCGAGCGGCGGTCCTCGCCACGGGTCGCAAGACCCTCGTGGTGGCCGGCCTCCTTACCGAGGCGTGCGTGAGCTTTCCCGTGCTTTCCGCGCTCGACGACGGTTATCGCGTCCACGTGGTCGCGGACGCCTGCGGCGGGCTCACGGTGGCGAGCCACGAGGCGGCGCTCCGTCGGCTCGAGCAGGCGGGCGCGGTGCTCACGTCGTGGCTCCAGTTCCTGCTGGAGATGCAGCGCGACTGGACGCGACATGAGACCTATGAGGCTGCGCGCGGCATCGTCGTCGACCATGGCGGCGGGTACGGCATTGGCCTCGACTACGCCCGGGACACGATAAAGCCCACTTGA